The Oncorhynchus nerka isolate Pitt River linkage group LG12, Oner_Uvic_2.0, whole genome shotgun sequence genome contains the following window.
gtctccttcctgagcagtatgacggctgcgtggtcccatggtgtttatacttgcatactattgtttgtacagatggacgtggtaccttcaggcatttggaaattgctgccaaggatgaaccagacttgtggaggtctacaatttattttctgaggtcttggctgatttcttttgatttccccttgatgtcaagcaaagaggcactgagtttgaaggtaggcattgaaatacatccacaggtacacctccaattgactcaaattatgtcaattaacctatcagaagcttcaaaagccatgccatcattttctggaattttccaagctatttaaaggcacagtcaacttagtgtatgtaaacttctgaccaactggaattgtgatacagtgaattataagtcaaataatctggccggctagtggtgactatttaacagtctgatggcctggaaatagaagctgtttttcaacctctcaactccagctttgatgcacctgtactgtgtCCACCGTCTGGTAGCGTGGTGAACAAAccatggctcgggtggctgaggtccttgatgagtTTGCCATTCTCTCGAAGACTGTAAGTTCTGCTTGTCATTTTCTGCACCGTTTGTGTATCTAGCACATGTTATTGTACTCTACCATACAGGGTGGCCCATCTGGTATCTTCACCAAAAAACATGCGGAAGAAGCACCAGACAGGGGAAGCCATCCTCTGGAGcagccaggggagagagaaggggcacAGCTTATGTCCGATAGGCTAGAACCAGAGAGAGATGACCCCTACAGCCATGGACGGGCATCCATCTCCAGGGGCTCCTCCAGGCCTTCTTCTTGTCCACCTGGGGGTGAGGGGGAGACTGAGGGCAGTCAGGGGGAGCAGCTGGATGGAGGAGGCGTGCTGGAGAGCACAGGGGATACGACCACTGTCTGGAGCAGTCTGGGTCGAGATGGTTGTTTTCAGAAAGGTAAGGTGTGCGTGGGTCAAATAAAAGTTTAGTGTGTGTGAATCCAAATATGCTTGTTTTTAGAGACTTTATACTCATTGTTTTTAGGGCATGTAAGTTAATGACTTGCTCTGAACGTGTCTGCCTTTTCCCAGGTTCCCAGCGGTGGCGTAGTCTGGCCCAGGACGAGCCCCATACCCCTGAAGCCTTGCAGCTACACAGGAACACTCTGGCCATGGAGATGCTATGGCTTCAACAAGCTATTGCCAGCCGTAAAAAAGTGAAAGCCGTTTTCTGTAATTTTATGTCATTGTCGCATTGTTTTCATTGATTGTGTTGAAGAATAAGACCAATATTCAATGCAAGGTTAACAATTACAttatctttcttttctctctctctctctctcagtacctgTCACTGAAAGAGAGTCTGAATATTTCCTAATGGCAGAGGACCAAGGAGAGGCTGTTTCTCTAAACTGGACATTGATCTGAAGGACTGAATCTTTCCCCATGTTGATAAATGAAATTATGTTAAGATACATAAATAATCATATACCAAATAAATTAATCTAGCTATCCCACACTGGGAGGGGTATAATtaaatgtatatttatttttttatttggggGGGGTATTTATTCAAGATGTGTATGAGTGGCACAGAGTGAATGTTTGGGGAAAACATTATGAATAATGTTTATGTTTGTAACTATCCATTGATGGCGTGGTCAAGTATATTATAGCTATGTTTTTTAATAAGAATAATACTTGCGTTGTTGCTGTCAGTGCTACATGTGATGTTGCTTCACGTCACTGCTATTGTCTTCATCGTTCCATATAACTATGGTGATCTCCAttcttttcaaataagttacgggAGAGATTCAAGGGAATTCCTGCTGCCTGTAGTGTATCTCAGGTGATCCACACAAGCTCGTATTTCCCATTGAGACCACATACTCCATACAATCATTAAAGTGCAGTTATACAATTCAACATACTGTTCTTGTTTGTGTGGATATCGACAACACAAAAGCTGCTTTCTTGACAGCCCATAAAAGGTCAAACAAGGGAGAATGTTTGAAATGGATGAATGGAAAAGGTACTTCAA
Protein-coding sequences here:
- the iqcc gene encoding IQ domain-containing protein C: MEGRECTFILFQAHARGYLMRKEINCARSEFEDIVRDIDGEVNHLEWKGHIIAIPHFKDGGPSGIFTKKHAEEAPDRGSHPLEQPGEREGAQLMSDRLEPERDDPYSHGRASISRGSSRPSSCPPGGEGETEGSQGEQLDGGGVLESTGDTTTVWSSLGRDGCFQKGSQRWRSLAQDEPHTPEALQLHRNTLAMEMLWLQQAIASRKKYLSLKESLNIS